One segment of Choloepus didactylus isolate mChoDid1 chromosome 15, mChoDid1.pri, whole genome shotgun sequence DNA contains the following:
- the CPHXL gene encoding cytoplasmic polyadenylated homeobox-like yields the protein MASNGSPFEEDSHNEEREKKWGKGKGKQRHKFTNEELNFLKEKFEEDPYPDFTTREELAGKVRCHVSVIDNWFQNKRARLPPRERHRIFAARKRHEPPVQGHSLPRLLNVQAEAPKYITEQSFCCAQGYLLDGAGSSFLKKQWLPFQQVDSGGSGIQGIEKEPGYALNYQGDTGKGPSPAYPFPSYGSAVYTQPSTSSMNYFDKDPGAGRSQHASPFLLNSVPNVHGMRKQQEEQNMAHCHYSLLQGQQQNGWGCHLQQHQQPQNFQEKPLFQEQLLKHLGHGNPGQGFPSLQLQQQNQYPQNNGQLLCSQPQQATPQRVVGSALLPLGQDFQQGVAEQSRVQMQQQWDEGSSLLQWSAPQGPEK from the exons GCTCTCCATTTGAAGAGGATAGCcataatgaagaaagagaaaaaaaatggggaaaaggaaaaggaaaacaaagacataaatttacTAACGAAGAATTGAACTtccttaaagaaaaatttgaagaggacCCTTACCCTGATTTTACAACCAGAGAAGAACTGGCCGGAAAAGTCCGTTGCCATGTGTCTGTAATTGAT AACTGGTTCCAGAACAAAAGAGCCCGTCTACCACCTAGAGAGAGACACAGAATATTTGCTGCCAGGAAACGACATGAGCCCCCTGTCCAAGGTCACTCACTTCCAAGACTCCTGAATGTCCAGGCTGAAGCCCCAAAATACATCACTGAGCAGAGCTTCTGCTGTGCTCAGGGGTATCTGCTGGATGGAGCTGGCAGCTCCTTTCTGAAGAAACAGTGGCTTCCCTTTCAACAGGTGGATTCAGGTGGCTCTGGGATCCAGGGCATTGAAAAGGAACCAGGCTATGCTTTGAATTATCAAGGTGATACAGGAAAAGGACCTTCTCCTGCCTATCCTTTTCCAAGCTACGGTTCAGCAGTCTATACTCAGCCTTCTACATCTTCCATGAATTATTTTGACAAGGACCCTGGGGCAGGGAGAAGTCAGCACGCAAGTCCTTTCCTTTTGAACTCTGTTCCTAATGTGCATGGAATGAGGAAGCAGCAGGAGGAGCAGAATATGGCCCATTGTCATTACTCACTGTTGCAAGGACAGCAGCAGAATGGTTGGGGTTGTCATCTGCAGCAGCATCAACAGCCTCAGAATTTTCAAGAGAAGCCACTGTTCCAGGAACAGCTTCTGAAGCACCTGGGGCATGGGAATCCAGGGCAAGGATTTCCTTCCCTTCAGTTGCAACAGCAGAATCAGTATCCTCAAAATAATGGACAGCTCCTGTGCTCTCAACCACAGCAGGCGACTCCCCAAAGAGTGGTTGGGTCAGCACTGTTGCCCTTGGGGCAAGATTTTCAGCAAGGGGTTGCAGAGCAATCCAGGGTCCAAATGCAGCAACAATGGGATGAGGGGTCCTCTCTGCTCCAATGGTCTGCACCTCAAGGACCAGAAAAGTAA